The window TAGTTATTACGACTACCGAGGCTGTAATGTATGAGTTGATGCAGGATGCCTCGGACCCGCTGTTTAAGGAATTCCTGAAGATAGTAAAGGAATGATGATTATTTATTAATCTTTGACTGCTGTTTCAATATTTTCCGTGCTTTTTTGACATCATTTTTCTTTTTATTCTGGCGTCCTAAAACAAAGGGATTTATGGAAGTCCTTGCGACGTTGAAGAGCAGTTTTGGGGTCAACAGACCATTGGAAACAAAGAATGCGAAAATCTTCCATAACGTTGAAGCAGTGTAGAACTTTCCATAAATTGTTTTTCTGATTTCTTTAATATCACTTACAGAATATTTATCTGAATAAACTCTCTCCTTTTTGTCAATATGATAGCCGCGGAGACCTTTTATCTCGGCATACATGGGAGAGGTCGGGGCGCACCTCAGGTTGCTGACACCTATGGAGCCAATGCCGACCTCGCGGGCAAAGCCGGCAATATTGAGCATTTCTTCCTTTGTCTCATTGGGGCTGCCTATTATGAAATAGGCGTGAGAAAATATATTGAATTTCCGGAGAACCGCAAATCCCTTTCTCAAATCATCAGTTGTAAATCCCTTTCTCATCTGCTTTAGAACATGATCCTGTGATGATTCGATACCAAGCGTAAGAAATCTGAATCCTGCTTTTTCCATTTTGGCGAGTACCTCAGGATGTCGGTAGATTTCTATCCTTGCATTGGAAACAAATACTTTTTTAATTTTCTGCTCAATGATGAGGTCGCATATCCGCTCAACTCTTTTTACATCATGGGTGAAGTTCTCATCGAGGAAAATTATGAAATCCGCGTCGATCTCTTTTATTTCCTCAACAACATCTTCAGGCTCACGGCCTCTCCATTTTATCTTTTCTCCATCGGGTGTAAAATTGAAAGTACAAAACTTGCAGTTATACGGGCATCCTCTTGATGAAAAGACGCCATCAACTGTATATCCGAAATTAATGCCGCTGATTTTAAACTGATATTTATAATCTCTTAAATTTCTGCCTATCTTATAAAAATGGCTTAGATCATCCATACCCCTCATGGGGTTATGAATGACTTTTCCATCGCAGTTGTATGAAATTCCCTTTATTTCGTGTAAAGGGGTGTTCTGGAGGATTTCCCTTATTGTTTTCTCTCCTTCTCCTCTGACAATGATATCAATATTGGGGCATTCCTGTAAGAGGGTTTCTGTGGTTTCCGTGGCTTCACGTCCGCCAACTATGGTAAGTATGCCTGGAGGGATTGAGCGTATAAGCTCTTTCACCTTTTTTTTCTCGTAGTACCAGTTGACGCTGATTAAAACAGCATCAGGGAGGGGGTTCATAAAACGGCTGAGGTTCCCATTCTCAAATCGCATATCCACAATTTTTATCTTCTCTGAAAATTCGCTTGCAGTCCTGGCTATGCTTTCAAGACCTATGGGAGGCATGAACCCGGCAGAAGAAAGCTCTTTCTTGTATGGATAAATACATAATATATTTTTTAACTTTTCTGTCACAATTTAATCCGTTGTAGAAGGCTAGTTATCAGATTTCTTCAATGCGCGAAGGAATTCGAGAAGTATGAATAGACAATACCAATTCAAATCAGGAAAAGCAAACAATAATAAGCGATTGAAATTACAATTTACAGTTACTCTTTCTTAGTCCATGTATATTTTACCGCGCTTTTTTCCGGTTCAAGATAGAGATAAATTATCTTTTCAGGTTCTATTCTTATGAGACTGAAGGCATTAAGGACCTTTTCAAAAAAAGTTTCTCTCTCAGATTCAGGAAGCTCTCCTCTCTTTATCCTGTCATCTACCATCTTTCCCATTGAATCGTACATGCCAAACTCGCGGAATTTTTCAAGGTAAAGCTTTTCATTGTTCTTTTTTGTGATAAGGGCCGCATTCCCGAAATACTGCATGCTCTTGTTTGTCGCGCTGTGGTCTCCCACTGATTTATAAACCGTGACTGACACAGAGGGGTTCTCTTTGATGTTAACTACTTTTTCCCCTGGTTCAGCACCTATCCACAGAACAAGCCCTTCGCTGAAGAAATCAACCGGAGTGTTTCTCGGTTTATTATTCCTGCATGTGGCAAGTGCGCATGCGCTTCCATGTGCAAGTCCGCATCCCACATCAAGAGTTCCTTTCCTCGAACTATTCTCATTCAGGAATTCTATTATCTCCTTTTCAAGCTTCTCTTTATCCATCTTTCCCTTCATGTCATGTCCCTTCTTGTGTTTAGAGAAAAACCGAACCGATTCTTTTCATCCACATGATAATAAAAATAATTACAGAAATGGAAGCAAATAGCAGTGCAGTACGTTTTATTTTAGTTAGAGCGGGTATTCCGGTACAGAGAGCATCAGCTGCATAGAGCATAACAAAAGGCATTAGCCCCAGCCTGAACCTTGACATTCCGAATGTAATTGTGTGGATTGTTATTGTATAGAAAAACAGGCACAGGAAAAGGATCCTGATATGAGAAGAATTTGCTCTCTCGGTTCCGATTACCAATCCTGCAATGCCGAGAAGGACTATCGCCATGTAGGACAAAACATCGGTCCAGATGGTTATTTTGGCGATTGAGCTTTCGGGATTGCCGTAAAGTTTTAACTTGATGTGGCGCACAAGAAATGAGGTCGGAGAGAAAAGATCACATATTTTGGTCGGTATTTTTTTTAGAAAATCCAAAGGTGCATCAGCGATACATTTTAATGCAATCGCAGTTCTTTCTTTGTCCCTGTCTATGACATTCATTGACATATCGGGGTTTTCATAGGTCTTGTAACTTCTCCACATGTTGTAATCGTAATTAGCCGGACCTCCGGGCGTGTTACCGCTTATTAGGTTCACTCCCAGATTGGCGTCAACCAAACAGAACCTGTCGTATACGATATAGTTTCTGATAGTCCATGGAGAAATTAGAAGAAGAGCCGTTATAAGGGGCAGGCAAATGTTCCTCATCTGTTTCTTTTTTCTGAGCCCGGCAGAAAAATACATCCAGAGCATTATGACCGGATAGAAATAAAGGGAGAGGGGTTTGATATAAGCTGTTGCAGCAAGCATGATTCCGGAGATTATTGGCCACCGGATTGATTCCTCCTCTGTCGTTCTTAAAATGCAGTAAATGAACAGGTAGAAAAGGAATATATAGAGCGTCTCATTCCAGAAATAATGAGTGAAGGCAATAAGAGTAGGATTAAAGGAAACAATTGCGCAGGCTATTGCCCCGGTTTTCTCCGAAAAATATTTTTTCCCAATAAGGTATATAACATATGCTGACAGAGTGCTTAAAACTATCTGGGAAAGTTTAGCTGCAACCACCCAGTTGTTGAATAAAGATATATGCGCTGCAAGAAAGGATATGTAGCCTGGAGGCCAGAGAAGCCCGTTCCAGAGGACATCTTTTTGAATCCCAACTCCGTTTCCTGATGAAAGCCCCTCTGCAAGAGTCTTATAGAAGAGTTCATCGTTCACGAACGGTATATTTGAAAACCTGAGCAGAAGTATGAGTTTTAATATGAATGATACAATTAGAATTACGATTACATGGAAAGTCAGGTTCCTATCTTTATCAATGTTTGATTGCATATTCCCTGGTCTGATTAGATATTGCCTGGGATGATTGCTGGTCTATACTTTTGTGTTCTCTTCATCCATCAGCGCCCCTATGCAGAGAAGTGTTAATGTGAAACCTATATAATTGTTGTGGAAAAATCTTGAAAAATAAAGAAAGAAAAAAAGCAGTACGGTATAGAAAATGACCATAGCTTTTACTGTGTTCTGCCTGCGCTGTAATGCTATGAATATTAGAAAAAGCGGAGTACAGAAAATAAGCTGGAATATCCAGAAAGGAATATAATCCTGTTCACCGTATCCCGCAAAAACAAATAATTGTGCAAAACCGAATCCCGGGCTTCCTCCAAGCGGATAGCTTGAACCCTGTATCTTTCCTAAATTGAAATCAAAAACATCTTCTTTTAATGAATGTAAATCCCATAGAAGGTATGGACCAATTATTACAAGCACTAAAATTACAAAGGGGAGTATCTTTTTAAAAGTTCCTAACACTTTCTGGCTGAAGCTGGTTCCTCCGTTCCTGAGGTAAATGTAATGAATGAAAAAAGGTAAAAGAAGCCACGAGGTTGGCTTGACGGTAAATGCAAGTCCAAAAAAAAGTGACGCAGTCTGGATTTTGTTTCTGCGAAGAAAATAAATGATGCATAGAAGGAAGAAGAATACCAATATGTCATTCCGTCCAGGGATAATGTATTGAGAGAAGACGGGGTTTAATCCTATTGCTATGATTATCAGAAGACGGTTTGTGTATCTCTTTGAAAATGATAATGCCAGCCAAAGTGATAAAAGAAATGCAACGAGATAAATAAACCTCATATCAAACCAGCCAAGGGTATTAATAGAAATATAGTAAAATGGAATCGGCAGCAGGAATGAGAGCGGAAGATAGGGATAATGGTAAATTATAGTACGGAGCCCGAAAGGATGGTTTTCATATAAATATTGTTCTTCAAGCTCCGTGCCGCGGTAATCTGATGTATATGGGTTCTTTCCCTCAATAAACATTTTCATGGCTTCTTTGGTATGTATTACCCCTCCGTCGTGGGCATAGGACTTTACACCTAAGATATGCCGTTCATAGGTGCTGTAAAGTGTTGGTATTATAAGGACTGATAAAATCAAAGCGGCAATGATTACAAGTTTTGCACGATAAACAGACCTTTCAGAAATAGCTTTTTGAGATGTGACGATTGCAGGAATTATATCTGTCAGAATATAGCAGCCGGCTAAAAAAAGCATGAAAGGCTGTGTTACAAACTTTAATTTCTGAGGAATGAAATTGAGACAGGATACTGTGCCGATTGCAAGGAGCAGAGAGTCGATTGATATCAAGAAGGCTTACCCTTATTTAATGTATCCAAGTAATCTGAGCTTCTCTATCCTTTCCTTTTCCATTTCTTCAACAAGGAGTGGTTTTTTTGCCAGTTTTTCTTTTGTACTTACTTCATGTTCAAGTATTTTGCGCATTTCTGCTGATAATATTTTCTTTTCATTAATGAGGTTTTTTGTTTCTAATGGGTCATCTGCCATGTTGTAAAGTTCTTCCATGCCGTCTTTATAGTTAAGAATATATTGGTAATTATCAAGGATAATAGTCCTGAGATCAAGACCATCATATTTTCTGGTTTCGCAATAAACACTTTTGTCTTCCCATTTATTGCCTTTTCCTTCAAGTAAGGGGACAAGGCTTTTGCCTTCAATCCGAGACGCTGGATTTATTCCTGCAATTTCAAGAAGTGTGGGGAGAAGGTCTATGTGACTTACAACGGTATCAATCTTCTTTCCCTTTTCAAAGAGCGGGGGATATGAAATTATAAATGGGACATGTATCAGTTCTCTGTAAACATTGTCAGCATGATACCATTTCCCGTGTTCCATGAATGATTCGCCATGATCACTTGTTATAACAATAACTGAATTTTCGAGTATCCCGTATTTTTCGAATTCCTTTAATAATTCACCGAATACATCGTCGCAGTGCCTTATTTCTCCGTCATAGAGAGCTTCTGATACTTCCTTCCCCATGGGATCGCCCTCTACTTTGAACATTTCTTTGTATTTTTCCGGCGGATTGTACCTTCCTTTTATCCCGGGCTGGTGATCGGCATGGGCATCTATGTAATGAACCCACATAAAGAATTTCTTGTCATGATTGTTTTCTAACCAGCTTATTGCTTTTTCATTTACACATTCCGCATTTTCCCAAAGGCATTCTTCATCATAATAATCAAAACCCTGCGCAAACCCCTCTTTACGAATTAAATGCCCGTTTGTTGAAAACCCTGCAGTTGTGTATCCAGCGGATTTCATGAATTCCGGGAGTGTTTCAAAGTCATCGCTTAAAACTTCCTGGTAGATTATTTTCTTGCTTTCAATCTGGGCACGCACATTTCCATGTATAACGGGAAGAATAGAAGTGAACATTGATATCATTGACGGCAATGTCCATGACGCATGGGAGTAACAGTTTTCAAAAAGCACGCCATTCTTTGCGATCCTGTCCACGTTAGGTGAAGTTTCCCTCCTGTATCCATAAGCCCCTATATGATCAGCCCTTGCTGCATCTATGGTTATGAGAATGATATTGAGATTAGTGTTTTTTTCGACCGGTTTTCTCATGCATCCCAGACATGGAAGCAAAAGTAAAACAAAGGCCATATATACCGGTAAACATTTTCTTGATTTATATAATGTCATAATCGCACCCTCAATAATCGTATTTGCTTATGCAAAGCTAACTATATATTATCATACGTCATACTTTCAACCCATTTCAATTGCTTTACATCTTTGAAAATTTTCTCTTTTCTTTGCCTGTAGTAATTTTTTTTGTTATTCTGTTTAATTATATGCCGCTGATTAGATTCATTTTTCTAACTTGGAGAGAGAAGACTGATGATTGCTGTTTGTTCATAAAGGAATACAAATGATCAAAAAGAATACAACTTTTTTCTTTTTTTTAATTCTTCTCCTTGTTCACAGGGTTTTCCTGCTTCTTGCTAACTTCGATATCTTTATCCAGGATGAGGAGCGATATAACGGCACCATAGCAATTGAAATGATTCGCGGACTCAAGATGCCTCTCTTCTTTTATCAGCATCAGCCCTATGCCCCAGGTGCGATGATAATGGGAGTTCTTGCTGCTCCTTTTTACCTGCTCTTCGGCGAATCATATATGTCGTTAAAATATCTTGCTCTTGCTGTGACCGTACTTTTGTTCTCGTTCTGGTATTTCTTTGTAAGAAGGATTGCTGGTGAACAATGTGCATTATTATTCTCTCTTTTTTTTATTTTTGCGCCTCCAAATGCTATCAAGTATTCTGTTCTTGCCCTTGGGAACCATTATGAAAGCTGCCTGTTCACTATTGTAGTGATTTATCTGATGACAGTGGGTTTATATGAAAAAAACGGAGACAGGAATCCTGACCTTTTATTTATTATTTTGGCCGGAGTCATCAGTGGTTTTGCCACTTACTTTGTTTTAACCTTTATTGCGACGGTTGTTCTATGTCTTTTTTTCTGGTTTCTCAAAGACCGTCTTTTTTTTGCAAGAAAAGCCTTTGCAGCCTACGCATTGTCGTTCTGTGCCGGGTTTTTGCCATGGCTTTATAACACCATCAAATACGGGGCAATGAGCCTTAACTTCCATGGGACTCCAATATACCTTGCAGAGGCGGATGAGTCCATCTGGGCAAAAACAATAAGATATCTTACTACGGGGATGTCCCTTTCCTTCGGATTTGAAGGGATCGGCTGGAGCAACATTGACAGCTTTCTCTATTACGCTGTTGTTATGGGTGCTGTTGTTTATTTCTTTTTCCGGTACCGCAGGGATGTCAAAAATCTTTTTATATGTTTATTCTCATTTAGACGTTCTGATAAAGAGGATAATGGGTTTCTTGATGGTAAAATGGTTCTTGCTTTTTTCCCTTTAGTATTTTCAGCCATATTCATTGCATCGGGCTTTAAAGTGCCTAAAAAGAAGTTTTTTGATGCTATGTTTTATAATCCTTTTGATACATATTATTATCTTTCTTACCGGTATTTTGTCCCATTGTTTCCTTTTGCCTTTTTCTTTATGGCTCTCTTTATATGTTTTTTGTTAAGTGAAAAAAAGAAAACTATACGAGTATGGTCTGGTTATTTTATTATATTGCTTATACTTGGCTTAACAGGAAACTCTTATTACAAGCTTGCTATAGAGAGAGAATGGTTCAAAGGAAGTCTTTATACCGGTTCTGACTATATGGTTCTTGGCAAAAAAATCACTGAGGTGTACGGTAACAATTTGCCGGATGTTTACAGGAAGCTGTCGGATATAGATGAGGGCTACAAAGTTGCTGCATTCAGGGGAGCCGGTATAGCAATGGGGAATAAAGATGATGGACTTAAGGGAATAATTCCTCTGATGCAAGAATCTTCTGATACTGAGAAAAAATGGCTTATTCAGGGTTATTCAAATGGTCTTTTCGAACGAGCTAAAATAGATGTGGATACTCTTGATATAAAAGCAGGGAATAAAAAAATTGAGATTGATGATATTTTTAAAACTGTTCCGTCTTATTTATTGCCGGTTATCAAAAGGGAAATAGGGAAGATTTCATCCTATTCCTGCAATTTTAAAACAGAAAGTAAAATTAAGGCTTCAATAAAATTTCTTGATAGGGTGCATCAAAGATATGATGCTTCTTTTGAGGATCTTCACATCCATAACCCCCACTTTTCAAATGCTGATTTCTGGAGTAGTGTAACGGAAGATGTTAATCCAGTTACTGCGGGTTTTATTTATTGTGCTATTGGAAGAGACATGTCTTTTATCGGCTTTGAGTCGACTGCGACGTTTAATTCGTGGTTGGAAAAGACGGACCCGCTTTACAGGCGATATCTTATTGATGGTATAGCTGAAACAAGCGGTCCTTATTTTAAGCATGATTTTAGCAAAGTTCTTAAAACAGCATTATCTCTACCTGATGAATACAGTGAGAAATTTATTAGTTCGGCAGGAGAGGCTTTTTTTTGGGAAAACTGGGATAAGGTTGGAGATATTAAATCACTTCCTGGAACTGCTGTGGTTGCAGACAACCCGTATTTCTACCGGGGCATAGGCCGGGGAGCAGGCTATCTTCTCTGGTGGAACAGGCAGAAATCAGATGACATTATTTCCAGGATGGACGAAAAACAAAGGGAGGAGTTTCTTTCCGGCATGAGAGAAAGAATAGATGAAACTTTTGATATAACTATTCCAAGCTATTACAGGTATTTTAATCTGAGGATAGAGTACTGAAAATGAAGCGTTGTTTATTTATTTTATTTATTGCTGTTATTCTCGTATCTGCAGGCGGATGCGGAAAAAAAAACATCAATGCAGAAAAAGATTACAATATAGTCCTTATTGTAGCTGATACCCTGAGGTCAGATTACATCTCATGTTACGGGAATAGATGGATTAAAACGCCTTCAATTGATTCGATTGCAAAAGACGGGATTCTGTTTGAAAATGCAATTTCCCAGGCATCATGGACGCTCCCTTCACATGCATCTCTTATGACATCCAGATATCCTATTCAGCATGGCTGTTTGAGCTACAACAATCCTCTTTCTGAAAAAGAAACCACACTTGCTGAAGTTTTAAAGCAGGACAACTTTACCACAGGTGCTTTTATAAGCACTTTTCTTGTAAGCTCTAAATTTGGCTTCCAGCAGGGTTTTGACACATTTGACGAAAAACTTGATTCTGATTTTCAAAGACCAGTAACAGAATTCCATGCTGACAGTCTTAGGTGGATTGAAAAAAAGAAAAATGGAAAATTTTTCCTGTGGCTCCATTATTTTGAGCCTCACTATCCATATCTTCCGCATATTCCTTTTACTGATGATTATGAGAAGATTTTAAATAAAAAAGTGAAAGGTACTTTTGACCGCTCTCATGAATGGATAAAGGATACGTATAATAAGAAAAAAGAGGACATTTCAGAAGCTGATACAAACAGAATGAGGAGCCTCTATGCCGGAGAAATAAGCTATCTGGATCGTTTTATTGGAGAAGTAATCTCCAAGCTAAAAGAGGAAGGGGTTTATGACAAGACTCTCATAATATTTACATCAGACCATGGAGAGATGCTGGGAGAACATCATCTTATAGAACACGGCGAAAGCCTTTACCAGGAAGAGATCCATGTGCCTCTCATTATAAAACTACCGGCAGATATGAAATACACACACGGAGCTCGTATAAACGGAATAGTAGAGCATGTTGATGTGATGCCTACTCTTCTTGACCTGCTGGGAGTGAAATCCAATATCAAGCTTGAGGGGAAAAGCCTCCGTTCATTAATTTTAGGGATTTCAGGGATTTCAGAAAATAATGCCATAGTAAAACCAATTGCCCATAGCGAGGTGCACAACTATAAAAGTCTGATATCTGGAAATTTGAAGCTGATAATGTCGTTACCAGTGCTTGATACTCCAATGCTCTTCGATATCAATAAGGACCCGGAAGAAAAAAATAATATTTATTATGAAGAGAAAGAAAAAGCCAAAGAAATGAAGAATGGGCTTCTGGACTGGGTAATGGCAATGAACAATCCTGCACCAGCAAAGACACGTCTTACAAGAGAAGAGGAAGATAAACTTAAAAGCCTCGGATATATTAATGCAGGTGTAAGCAGGACGCTTAATATAAGTGTCTATCCTCCTTCAGGACTAACTGCTGAAGTTCGCGATGGGAATATTCTGCGTTATTTGTCAGGTGGTAAAATCCAGATGAAAGAGGAGAAATGGAATGGAACAGAAATCCAATTAACGCCTGATGGACATGGCAAAGAGGGAACAGTGGAGTTCTGGTTCAAACCAGCCTGGGAATGGAATAAGAGCGATAAAGTGAAGGTGTTTTCCTTAAATGCCGGCAAATCCTCTGTTATAAATGTTGACAAGGTTGGGGAGGCACTTGATACAAATGAAGGGAAAGTTTACAGAGGTTCATTCCTCAGAGTTGGTGTAAGCAGTGAATCGGATAGGTTTGTATACTATGATGTTAGCCGGTTATCTGACAATATTCCACACCATATACTTCTTACATGGAAAAATATATCAGCACAAGAAGGGGGAAGAATTTTACTTTTTATTGACGGCACAAAAGATGAGTTTTCTCCGGAATTGAAATTTACTGCTCCACTGAATGAGGGAATAAACTCGATAACTTTTGGAGATGGAAATAAAAGAGAGAGTATGGGTAATTTAAAAATTTACAGAAACTTTTATGAATCGGGCTCCATAATTATGCAGGTGTACAGAAAAGCTTTAGAGTATGAAGAAACAACCCATGAAACAGGAAAATAAATCATGACGGAAATTTCCATTGTAATACCTACATATAACGCGTCTTTTTCCATAGAAGACTGCCTTAAGGCGATTTACGAAACTACGGGAGTTGATTTTGAAGTCATAATAGTTGATGACCTTTCCACTGACAACACCATTGAGATAGTGAAGCAATTCCCGTGCAGACTCATAAAGCTTGAAGAAAAAAGCGGACCTTCTCTAGCGAGAAACATCGGAGCAGAGAATGCGAAGAGCGATATAATAATGTTTGTCGATTCAGACGCTGTCGTTGAAAATGGGGGGATTGAGAGGCTGGTAT is drawn from Candidatus Schekmanbacteria bacterium and contains these coding sequences:
- a CDS encoding radical SAM protein; this encodes MTEKLKNILCIYPYKKELSSAGFMPPIGLESIARTASEFSEKIKIVDMRFENGNLSRFMNPLPDAVLISVNWYYEKKKVKELIRSIPPGILTIVGGREATETTETLLQECPNIDIIVRGEGEKTIREILQNTPLHEIKGISYNCDGKVIHNPMRGMDDLSHFYKIGRNLRDYKYQFKISGINFGYTVDGVFSSRGCPYNCKFCTFNFTPDGEKIKWRGREPEDVVEEIKEIDADFIIFLDENFTHDVKRVERICDLIIEQKIKKVFVSNARIEIYRHPEVLAKMEKAGFRFLTLGIESSQDHVLKQMRKGFTTDDLRKGFAVLRKFNIFSHAYFIIGSPNETKEEMLNIAGFAREVGIGSIGVSNLRCAPTSPMYAEIKGLRGYHIDKKERVYSDKYSVSDIKEIRKTIYGKFYTASTLWKIFAFFVSNGLLTPKLLFNVARTSINPFVLGRQNKKKNDVKKARKILKQQSKINK
- a CDS encoding sulfatase codes for the protein MTLYKSRKCLPVYMAFVLLLLPCLGCMRKPVEKNTNLNIILITIDAARADHIGAYGYRRETSPNVDRIAKNGVLFENCYSHASWTLPSMISMFTSILPVIHGNVRAQIESKKIIYQEVLSDDFETLPEFMKSAGYTTAGFSTNGHLIRKEGFAQGFDYYDEECLWENAECVNEKAISWLENNHDKKFFMWVHYIDAHADHQPGIKGRYNPPEKYKEMFKVEGDPMGKEVSEALYDGEIRHCDDVFGELLKEFEKYGILENSVIVITSDHGESFMEHGKWYHADNVYRELIHVPFIISYPPLFEKGKKIDTVVSHIDLLPTLLEIAGINPASRIEGKSLVPLLEGKGNKWEDKSVYCETRKYDGLDLRTIILDNYQYILNYKDGMEELYNMADDPLETKNLINEKKILSAEMRKILEHEVSTKEKLAKKPLLVEEMEKERIEKLRLLGYIK
- a CDS encoding glycosyltransferase family 39 protein, whose protein sequence is MQSNIDKDRNLTFHVIVILIVSFILKLILLLRFSNIPFVNDELFYKTLAEGLSSGNGVGIQKDVLWNGLLWPPGYISFLAAHISLFNNWVVAAKLSQIVLSTLSAYVIYLIGKKYFSEKTGAIACAIVSFNPTLIAFTHYFWNETLYIFLFYLFIYCILRTTEEESIRWPIISGIMLAATAYIKPLSLYFYPVIMLWMYFSAGLRKKKQMRNICLPLITALLLISPWTIRNYIVYDRFCLVDANLGVNLISGNTPGGPANYDYNMWRSYKTYENPDMSMNVIDRDKERTAIALKCIADAPLDFLKKIPTKICDLFSPTSFLVRHIKLKLYGNPESSIAKITIWTDVLSYMAIVLLGIAGLVIGTERANSSHIRILFLCLFFYTITIHTITFGMSRFRLGLMPFVMLYAADALCTGIPALTKIKRTALLFASISVIIFIIMWMKRIGSVFL
- a CDS encoding pyridoxamine 5'-phosphate oxidase family protein encodes the protein MKGKMDKEKLEKEIIEFLNENSSRKGTLDVGCGLAHGSACALATCRNNKPRNTPVDFFSEGLVLWIGAEPGEKVVNIKENPSVSVTVYKSVGDHSATNKSMQYFGNAALITKKNNEKLYLEKFREFGMYDSMGKMVDDRIKRGELPESERETFFEKVLNAFSLIRIEPEKIIYLYLEPEKSAVKYTWTKKE
- a CDS encoding sulfatase, with protein sequence MKRCLFILFIAVILVSAGGCGKKNINAEKDYNIVLIVADTLRSDYISCYGNRWIKTPSIDSIAKDGILFENAISQASWTLPSHASLMTSRYPIQHGCLSYNNPLSEKETTLAEVLKQDNFTTGAFISTFLVSSKFGFQQGFDTFDEKLDSDFQRPVTEFHADSLRWIEKKKNGKFFLWLHYFEPHYPYLPHIPFTDDYEKILNKKVKGTFDRSHEWIKDTYNKKKEDISEADTNRMRSLYAGEISYLDRFIGEVISKLKEEGVYDKTLIIFTSDHGEMLGEHHLIEHGESLYQEEIHVPLIIKLPADMKYTHGARINGIVEHVDVMPTLLDLLGVKSNIKLEGKSLRSLILGISGISENNAIVKPIAHSEVHNYKSLISGNLKLIMSLPVLDTPMLFDINKDPEEKNNIYYEEKEKAKEMKNGLLDWVMAMNNPAPAKTRLTREEEDKLKSLGYINAGVSRTLNISVYPPSGLTAEVRDGNILRYLSGGKIQMKEEKWNGTEIQLTPDGHGKEGTVEFWFKPAWEWNKSDKVKVFSLNAGKSSVINVDKVGEALDTNEGKVYRGSFLRVGVSSESDRFVYYDVSRLSDNIPHHILLTWKNISAQEGGRILLFIDGTKDEFSPELKFTAPLNEGINSITFGDGNKRESMGNLKIYRNFYESGSIIMQVYRKALEYEETTHETGK